From the Exiguobacterium aurantiacum genome, one window contains:
- a CDS encoding 2'-5' RNA ligase family protein gives MDSHYQTREVVNLAFNTLGTFIQSGALFLSPTVSSGLRELHSEHHRIFEKFNDNPESLYLPDSWIPHCTLANRLSRKEMKDAFEYCTDTLKPIVGKIVEVALIELVTPSEVQIVHSVSLKEQKHLD, from the coding sequence ATGGACAGTCATTATCAAACGCGGGAGGTCGTCAATCTAGCGTTTAATACGTTAGGTACCTTTATTCAATCGGGTGCGCTGTTTCTGTCACCTACTGTTTCATCTGGATTGAGAGAACTTCATTCCGAGCATCATCGTATATTTGAGAAATTTAACGATAACCCTGAGTCTCTATATTTGCCGGATTCATGGATTCCGCACTGTACGCTGGCAAACAGATTGTCTAGAAAAGAGATGAAAGATGCTTTTGAATATTGTACCGACACTTTAAAACCGATAGTTGGAAAAATTGTAGAGGTGGCCTTGATTGAACTTGTGACGCCGAGCGAGGTTCAAATTGTGCATTCGGTATCTTTAAAGGAACAAAAGCACCTAGACTGA
- a CDS encoding IS1182 family transposase produces the protein MIRKSTESETNRTQLEMVTLDELVPADHLVRKIEAVIDFEFIYPLVEDLYSEDRGRPSVDPVVLIKMAFLQYLFGIRSMRQTIREIETNVAYRWFLGFGFTDKVPHFSTFGKNYVRRFQYTSLFDDIFYHILEQAADAGFIDRAVLFVDSTHVKANANKRKLVKKTVRQEVKHYQEQLDAEVERDREESGKKPLGPKKNQAEETKEIKVSTTDPESGYYVKGEREKQFAYSVHAASDAHGFVLGAIVTPGNVHDSVAFPDLLDKVSDRLIQPFAVAADSAYKNPAIAKLLIDRGILPVFPYTRPKGKKGAFKTKDFIYDEHHDVYICPNNELLTYSTTMREGKRKYVSNPAVCVNCPLLEQCTKSQKHQRIIERHLWQPYMDEVEDLRHTELNRNIYDRRKQTVERVFADAKEKHGMRWTRYRGLEKVSMQAMLTFAALNLKKMAGWAWKNAQPA, from the coding sequence ATGATCAGGAAATCAACAGAATCGGAAACCAATCGGACACAACTGGAAATGGTCACGCTCGACGAGCTTGTGCCAGCGGACCATCTGGTCCGAAAAATCGAGGCGGTGATCGACTTTGAGTTCATCTATCCGCTCGTGGAGGACTTATATTCTGAGGACCGTGGCCGGCCAAGCGTCGACCCTGTCGTCCTGATCAAGATGGCCTTCCTTCAGTACCTGTTCGGTATCCGATCCATGCGACAGACGATTCGTGAGATCGAGACGAACGTCGCATACCGTTGGTTTCTCGGGTTCGGGTTCACGGACAAGGTGCCACATTTCTCGACGTTCGGGAAGAACTATGTGCGTCGGTTCCAGTACACGAGCTTGTTCGACGACATCTTCTATCATATCCTTGAACAGGCTGCTGACGCAGGGTTCATCGATCGTGCCGTCCTATTCGTCGACTCGACACACGTCAAAGCGAACGCAAACAAGCGGAAGCTCGTCAAGAAGACCGTCCGGCAAGAGGTGAAGCACTATCAAGAACAACTCGATGCCGAGGTCGAGCGAGACCGCGAAGAAAGTGGAAAGAAGCCCTTAGGGCCAAAAAAGAATCAGGCGGAGGAGACGAAGGAAATCAAGGTCAGCACGACAGACCCTGAGAGTGGATATTACGTGAAGGGTGAGCGTGAGAAGCAGTTCGCTTACTCGGTCCATGCGGCGAGCGACGCCCATGGGTTCGTGCTCGGTGCTATCGTCACACCGGGTAACGTGCACGATAGTGTAGCGTTCCCCGATCTGCTCGACAAGGTCTCCGACCGCCTGATTCAACCGTTCGCCGTCGCCGCCGACTCCGCCTATAAAAATCCGGCCATTGCCAAGCTGCTGATTGACCGTGGGATCCTGCCGGTCTTCCCATACACCCGCCCGAAGGGTAAGAAGGGCGCCTTCAAGACCAAGGATTTCATCTACGACGAGCACCATGACGTCTACATCTGCCCAAACAACGAGTTATTAACGTACAGCACGACGATGCGCGAGGGGAAACGCAAGTACGTCTCGAATCCTGCGGTTTGTGTGAACTGCCCGCTGCTCGAGCAGTGCACGAAGAGCCAGAAGCACCAGCGGATCATCGAGCGGCACCTCTGGCAACCCTATATGGACGAGGTCGAAGACCTCCGCCACACGGAATTGAACCGCAACATCTATGACCGTCGTAAACAGACGGTCGAGCGCGTGTTCGCGGACGCAAAAGAGAAGCATGGCATGCGTTGGACCCGTTATCGGGGACTTGAAAAAGTTTCAATGCAGGCGATGCTTACTTTTGCTGCCCTCAATCTTAAGAAGATGGCGGGCTGGGCATGGAAGAACGCCCAGCCCGCCTGA
- a CDS encoding ECF transporter S component has protein sequence MKTTRNKRLTTLVTLSMLGAISFVLMLFNFPLPFLPPFLKVDFSDIPALVAGIVFSPLAGVVVVALKNVLYYVFNGGGVPVGEVANFFAGVAFMYPVAWFYHKRKTNKALASGLVAGTITMALSLAILNYLLILPAYAFFFGMAEMAQPAVKTDLVLYGILPFNFIKALLISALFVPLFLKLKPWIERQRMQLQA, from the coding sequence ATGAAAACAACGCGCAACAAACGATTAACTACACTGGTGACGCTATCGATGCTCGGGGCCATTTCTTTTGTCCTCATGCTCTTTAACTTCCCGCTGCCTTTCCTACCACCGTTCCTAAAAGTGGACTTCAGTGACATTCCCGCGCTCGTCGCCGGAATCGTGTTCTCCCCACTCGCAGGTGTCGTGGTCGTCGCTCTTAAAAACGTCCTCTATTATGTCTTCAACGGTGGCGGCGTTCCGGTCGGTGAAGTCGCGAACTTCTTTGCAGGTGTCGCCTTCATGTATCCGGTCGCATGGTTCTACCATAAACGTAAAACGAATAAAGCGCTCGCTTCAGGTCTCGTGGCCGGTACGATCACGATGGCACTCAGCTTGGCGATCTTGAACTATTTGCTCATCTTGCCAGCCTACGCGTTCTTCTTCGGTATGGCCGAGATGGCGCAACCGGCAGTTAAAACGGACCTTGTCCTTTACGGTATCTTGCCGTTCAACTTCATTAAGGCTTTGTTGATCAGCGCCTTGTTCGTCCCACTCTTCCTCAAATTGAAGCCGTGGATCGAACGCCAACGCATGCAACTTCAAGCGTAA
- a CDS encoding HesB/IscA family protein, producing the protein MIHLTESAALQVIDMMKQTERPEAQYLRIKVQGGGCTGLSYGMGFDEEKSERDVQFDHHGVRVIVAEADHGVVDGLEIDYKQSMLGGGFTIKNPNAIATCGCGSSFRTASNAGTPGDC; encoded by the coding sequence ATGATTCATTTGACAGAGTCAGCCGCATTACAAGTCATCGACATGATGAAACAGACCGAACGCCCTGAAGCCCAATATTTACGGATTAAAGTGCAAGGGGGCGGATGCACGGGTCTTTCCTACGGTATGGGATTCGATGAAGAGAAGTCAGAGAGGGACGTCCAGTTTGATCACCACGGCGTCCGCGTTATCGTCGCCGAAGCCGATCACGGCGTTGTCGACGGGCTCGAGATCGACTATAAGCAGTCGATGCTCGGAGGCGGCTTCACAATCAAAAATCCGAACGCCATCGCCACGTGCGGTTGCGGCTCGAGTTTCCGGACGGCGTCGAACGCCGGGACACCTGGAGATTGCTAA
- a CDS encoding NAD-dependent epimerase/dehydratase family protein yields the protein MRKVLIFGGSRYFGKRLALRLAEAGDDVTIVTRGQLQVPEAEGIRSIKGDRQSVATMKDLSRDHYDVVYDNICFNPYQAKIASDAFMDQVGKYVLTSTMSVYAPDADLKESDFNPLHHEYHLESEHDYGQGKREAESYFFHRASFPVATVRLPIVLGPDDYTDRLKFYIDAIRREEPIVLHHPEAKMGFISSFEAAAFLEWVGRANVTGPFNAASEGVISLGALMERIGHHLDKPVHIIKDGESSPYDTDVDYYMSIAEAKKSGYVFTRLDDWIDRVIVQTIRK from the coding sequence ATGAGAAAAGTATTGATTTTTGGTGGGTCTCGCTATTTTGGAAAGCGGTTGGCACTTCGATTGGCGGAGGCTGGCGATGATGTGACGATTGTGACGCGCGGACAACTTCAAGTGCCAGAGGCCGAAGGGATTCGTTCTATCAAAGGGGATCGGCAGTCGGTGGCGACGATGAAAGACTTGTCGCGTGACCATTACGACGTCGTCTATGACAATATTTGTTTCAATCCGTACCAAGCCAAGATCGCCTCGGACGCTTTCATGGATCAAGTCGGCAAATATGTGCTCACGTCGACGATGTCCGTCTATGCGCCTGACGCCGATTTGAAAGAAAGTGACTTCAATCCACTCCATCACGAGTACCATCTCGAATCCGAACATGACTATGGGCAAGGGAAGCGGGAGGCCGAGTCGTATTTCTTCCATCGTGCCTCGTTCCCGGTCGCGACAGTTCGCCTACCAATCGTTCTTGGACCGGACGACTATACGGATCGCCTTAAGTTTTATATCGATGCCATCCGACGGGAAGAGCCGATCGTGCTCCATCATCCGGAAGCGAAGATGGGCTTCATCTCAAGTTTTGAGGCGGCTGCCTTTTTGGAATGGGTCGGTCGGGCCAACGTGACCGGACCGTTCAACGCGGCGAGTGAAGGGGTCATCTCACTCGGAGCACTGATGGAGCGAATCGGCCATCACTTAGATAAACCGGTCCACATCATCAAAGATGGCGAGTCGTCGCCGTATGATACGGACGTCGACTATTATATGTCGATTGCCGAAGCGAAAAAGTCGGGTTACGTCTTCACCCGACTCGATGACTGGATCGACCGGGTCATCGTGCAGACGATTCGCAAATGA
- a CDS encoding NAD(P)/FAD-dependent oxidoreductase, with product MKSTKDVIIIGGGPVGLFTAFYAGMRQLDTALIESLPQLGGQLSTLYPEKYIYDIAGFPKVKAQDLIDQLKAQADQFEQDYRLGETVETVERLEDGTFQITTNKDEYHTKAIIITAGNGAFAARPLGLDGCEDYANLHYFVDNMEKFRDRRVMIAGGGDSAVDWALMLEGIAKEVHIVHRRDRFRAHEHTVEQMKASTINVWTPYNIESLSGETHIESVELTDKDGESKFVEIDDLICNYGFVSSLGPIKNWGMEFEKNTIRVDSRMETTVAGIFACGDIATYEGKVKLIATGFGEAPIAINQVKQLVDPTARHPQHSTSVFAGK from the coding sequence ATGAAATCGACGAAAGATGTGATCATCATCGGTGGCGGCCCGGTCGGACTGTTCACCGCATTTTATGCAGGTATGCGCCAACTCGATACGGCGTTGATTGAAAGTTTGCCACAACTTGGTGGACAATTATCGACGCTCTATCCAGAAAAATATATTTACGACATCGCCGGCTTCCCGAAAGTGAAAGCCCAAGATTTGATCGACCAATTGAAAGCCCAAGCCGATCAGTTCGAACAGGACTATCGCCTCGGGGAGACGGTCGAGACGGTGGAGCGTCTTGAAGACGGCACGTTCCAAATCACGACGAACAAGGATGAGTACCATACGAAAGCCATCATCATCACAGCCGGGAACGGGGCATTCGCCGCACGACCGCTCGGTCTCGATGGTTGCGAAGACTATGCGAACCTTCATTACTTCGTCGACAACATGGAGAAGTTCCGCGATCGCCGCGTCATGATCGCCGGCGGCGGCGACTCGGCCGTCGACTGGGCACTCATGCTCGAAGGCATCGCCAAAGAAGTCCATATCGTTCATCGCCGTGATCGCTTCCGTGCTCACGAGCACACAGTCGAGCAAATGAAGGCTTCGACGATCAACGTTTGGACGCCATACAATATCGAGTCTCTTTCAGGTGAGACGCACATCGAGTCGGTCGAATTGACGGACAAGGACGGCGAATCAAAATTCGTCGAGATCGATGACCTCATCTGTAACTACGGTTTCGTCTCGTCGCTCGGCCCAATCAAAAACTGGGGCATGGAGTTCGAGAAGAACACGATCCGTGTCGACTCGCGCATGGAGACGACGGTCGCCGGCATCTTCGCCTGCGGTGACATCGCGACATACGAAGGAAAAGTGAAATTGATTGCGACCGGTTTCGGTGAAGCCCCAATCGCCATCAACCAAGTGAAGCAGCTCGTCGACCCAACAGCTCGCCACCCACAACACTCGACCTCGGTATTTGCCGGGAAATAA
- a CDS encoding NAD(P)/FAD-dependent oxidoreductase: MKRPNIVILGAGFGGLITAVNLQKTLSAGDANITLINKHDYHYQTTWLHEPAAGTMKPEQARIYINDVVNPSRVKFVKGIVDRVDTTAKQVLLADGSTVEYDYVVFALGGIPETFGIPGLKENAMTISSLNSVRKIKEHIEYSFAQYKTNGSADRSYVTIVVGGAGFTGIEFLGELVNRVPELCKQYDVPREAVRIVNIEAAPTVLPGFDPELTTYAQKWLERNGVEMKLGNGIKGVEPGVVTFGPLQGDTTETIEANTILWTGGVSGSPIVEKSGFEAVRNRVMVEADNRAPGHDNVFIIGDCSAVMDPVSNRPYPPTAQIATQQAHNVAKNIAALINGKSTSKFTYESKGTVASLGHNDGIGIVMGKKIFGRNASFMKKVIDNKHFIELKKYGLVLKKGKF, encoded by the coding sequence ATGAAACGACCTAACATTGTTATTCTTGGCGCAGGTTTCGGCGGACTCATCACAGCGGTGAATCTCCAGAAGACGCTTTCAGCTGGCGACGCGAACATCACGCTCATCAACAAGCATGATTACCATTACCAGACGACGTGGCTCCATGAACCAGCGGCCGGAACGATGAAACCGGAGCAAGCTCGTATCTACATCAACGACGTTGTGAACCCGTCACGCGTAAAATTTGTCAAAGGGATCGTCGATCGCGTCGATACTACGGCTAAACAAGTATTACTCGCAGACGGCTCGACTGTTGAATATGATTATGTCGTGTTCGCACTCGGCGGCATTCCGGAAACATTCGGTATCCCAGGCCTCAAAGAGAACGCGATGACGATCAGTTCATTGAACAGCGTCCGTAAAATCAAAGAACATATCGAATACTCGTTCGCTCAATATAAAACGAACGGTTCAGCTGACCGCTCGTACGTGACAATCGTCGTCGGCGGCGCTGGTTTCACAGGGATCGAGTTCCTCGGTGAGCTCGTCAACCGTGTGCCTGAGCTCTGCAAGCAGTATGACGTGCCACGTGAAGCGGTTCGCATCGTGAACATCGAGGCGGCTCCGACCGTGCTTCCTGGTTTCGACCCAGAACTCACGACGTACGCGCAGAAATGGCTCGAGCGCAACGGTGTCGAAATGAAACTCGGCAACGGCATCAAAGGCGTTGAGCCTGGTGTCGTCACGTTCGGCCCACTTCAAGGTGATACGACAGAGACAATCGAAGCGAACACGATCCTCTGGACAGGTGGCGTCAGCGGTAGCCCGATCGTCGAAAAGTCTGGCTTTGAAGCAGTCCGTAACCGTGTCATGGTCGAGGCGGACAACCGTGCCCCTGGCCACGACAACGTCTTCATCATCGGCGACTGCTCTGCTGTCATGGACCCGGTTTCAAACCGTCCATACCCGCCGACTGCTCAAATCGCGACACAACAAGCGCACAACGTAGCGAAAAACATTGCGGCGCTCATCAACGGAAAATCGACTTCGAAATTCACGTATGAGAGCAAAGGGACAGTCGCTTCACTTGGCCATAACGACGGCATCGGCATCGTCATGGGCAAAAAGATCTTCGGTCGCAACGCTTCATTCATGAAGAAAGTGATCGACAACAAACACTTCATCGAATTGAAGAAGTACGGTCTCGTCCTCAAAAAAGGTAAATTCTAA
- a CDS encoding YuiB family protein yields the protein MHIIQAVIGAILYLVIFFSIGFILNMLLKKTWTLVFIYPIFVIMMIDNVKLSSYITETSTALANVYERVLGLQFLDVFMLGFGLLGAILAGVTIRYLRKSGYSMF from the coding sequence ATGCATATCATTCAGGCTGTCATTGGGGCGATTCTTTATTTGGTCATCTTCTTCAGCATCGGCTTCATTCTGAACATGCTACTTAAAAAAACATGGACGCTCGTGTTCATCTATCCGATTTTCGTCATTATGATGATTGATAACGTCAAGCTCTCGAGTTACATCACGGAGACATCGACCGCGCTCGCCAACGTTTACGAACGGGTGCTCGGACTTCAGTTTTTGGATGTGTTCATGCTCGGTTTCGGACTGCTCGGTGCGATTTTGGCCGGCGTTACGATCCGCTATTTGCGTAAGAGCGGTTACTCAATGTTTTAA
- the glcT gene encoding glucose PTS transporter transcription antiterminator GlcT, with protein sequence MTLPMYTIKKVLNNSVVICQHDPEPEVILLGKGIGFGKKAGDLVDPASVPEKVYQLTDKEEQSQYRELVKHVDEDFIAFMQEIVGFIENNTGKKVDQHIHIGLTDHLFFTMKRIEQGMEVTNPFLLETESLYPNEYALAERIVDMIHERLDVLLPDAEIGFIALHIHSATTFKNVLEVNRHNQIIGQIVQTIESRLNVKMDRTSLDYKRLLRHLRYAVERVATGEMVEAPQKIEKVLREEYPLCYSTAWELMGIMERELKRPVPRGEATYLTMHLQRLTSR encoded by the coding sequence ATGACATTACCGATGTATACGATCAAGAAAGTGTTGAATAATAGCGTTGTCATTTGCCAACATGATCCGGAACCGGAAGTCATTCTACTCGGGAAAGGGATTGGCTTCGGCAAGAAAGCGGGCGATCTCGTCGACCCGGCCAGTGTCCCGGAGAAAGTGTATCAATTGACAGACAAAGAAGAACAATCACAATACCGTGAGCTCGTTAAACATGTCGATGAAGACTTTATCGCCTTCATGCAAGAAATCGTCGGTTTTATCGAGAACAACACCGGTAAGAAAGTCGACCAGCATATCCATATCGGTTTGACCGACCACTTGTTCTTCACGATGAAGCGGATTGAACAAGGGATGGAAGTGACGAATCCGTTCTTGCTCGAGACCGAATCGCTCTATCCGAACGAGTACGCCTTGGCTGAACGAATCGTCGATATGATTCACGAGCGGCTCGACGTGCTGTTGCCGGATGCGGAGATCGGATTTATCGCGCTCCATATCCATTCGGCGACGACGTTTAAAAACGTCCTCGAGGTCAATCGCCACAACCAAATCATCGGGCAAATCGTTCAGACGATTGAGAGTCGTTTGAACGTCAAAATGGACCGGACTTCACTCGATTATAAGCGCTTACTTCGTCACTTAAGGTACGCCGTTGAGCGGGTTGCGACGGGTGAGATGGTAGAGGCCCCACAAAAAATTGAAAAGGTATTGCGCGAAGAATATCCGCTATGCTATAGTACTGCTTGGGAGCTGATGGGCATCATGGAACGCGAATTAAAGCGTCCGGTCCCACGAGGTGAAGCGACATATTTGACGATGCATCTCCAGCGCCTAACAAGTAGATAA
- the ptsP gene encoding phosphoenolpyruvate--protein phosphotransferase, translating to MSHIKGIGASAGIAVAKAFVMETPSFDIPTNKIEDVAAEKARFQAAIAQSKTELEEIRQITLRELGEDKAEIFSAHLLIVEDPEIVSQVNDKIESEHMNAAKALDEVAQMMVTIFESMDNEYMRERAADVRDVTKRVMAHILGVTFMTPASISEEVIIIAEDLTPSDTAQLNRKYVKGFATNIGGRTSHSAIMSRSLEIPAVVGTKVALEEIKNGDLVVIDGTEGDVFVNPSEELVNEYNEKRAAFEAYKEELKQLVNEESITADGHKVKLAANIGTPNDLEGVLKNGADAIGLYRTEFLYMDSETFPTEEEQYTAYKAVIEGMDGKQVVIRTLDIGGDKELSYLDLPKEMNPFLGYRAIRLCLEETDLFRTQLRALLRASAHGDLAIMFPMIATLEEFRAAKAILLEEEAKLKTEGIAVGNYETGMMVEIPSTAVMAKQFAKEVDFFSVGTNDLIQYTMAADRMNEKVSYLYQPFNPAILNLLHNVITEAHKAGKWVGMCGEMAGEELAIPILLGLGLDEFSMSASSVLRARSLVKRLTKSETEAIVNDVLNMDTAEEVVNFLSEKFDIKK from the coding sequence ATGTCACACATTAAAGGTATTGGCGCATCTGCAGGAATCGCAGTTGCGAAAGCATTCGTCATGGAGACACCTTCATTCGACATCCCGACAAACAAAATCGAGGACGTAGCAGCTGAGAAAGCCCGTTTCCAAGCGGCGATCGCTCAGTCGAAAACAGAACTCGAAGAAATCCGCCAGATTACACTTCGTGAGCTCGGTGAAGACAAGGCAGAGATTTTCTCGGCTCACTTGCTCATCGTCGAGGATCCTGAAATCGTCTCACAAGTGAACGACAAAATTGAAAGCGAACACATGAACGCTGCGAAAGCGCTCGATGAAGTCGCTCAAATGATGGTCACGATCTTTGAATCAATGGATAACGAGTACATGCGTGAGCGCGCAGCGGACGTTCGTGACGTCACGAAACGCGTCATGGCGCACATTCTCGGTGTCACATTCATGACGCCTGCTTCGATTTCTGAAGAAGTCATCATCATCGCTGAAGACTTGACACCATCTGACACGGCGCAACTCAACCGTAAATACGTCAAAGGCTTCGCGACAAACATCGGTGGACGTACGTCTCACTCGGCAATCATGTCTCGTTCACTCGAGATCCCTGCCGTCGTCGGGACAAAAGTAGCACTCGAAGAAATCAAAAATGGCGATCTCGTCGTCATCGACGGAACAGAGGGCGACGTGTTCGTCAATCCATCTGAAGAACTCGTCAACGAATATAACGAAAAACGCGCAGCATTCGAAGCGTATAAAGAAGAGTTAAAACAACTCGTCAATGAAGAGTCGATCACAGCTGACGGCCACAAGGTCAAACTTGCAGCGAACATTGGTACACCGAACGACCTCGAAGGTGTATTGAAAAACGGTGCTGACGCCATCGGTCTTTACCGCACTGAGTTCCTTTACATGGACTCGGAAACGTTCCCGACGGAAGAAGAGCAATATACAGCTTATAAAGCAGTCATCGAAGGTATGGACGGCAAACAAGTCGTCATCCGTACGCTCGATATCGGTGGAGATAAAGAATTGTCTTACCTCGACCTTCCAAAAGAGATGAACCCGTTCCTCGGCTATCGTGCGATTCGCCTTTGCCTCGAAGAGACGGACTTGTTCCGCACACAGCTTCGCGCGCTTCTCCGTGCCTCAGCGCACGGTGACCTCGCCATCATGTTCCCAATGATCGCGACGCTTGAAGAGTTCCGTGCTGCAAAAGCCATCTTGCTCGAAGAAGAAGCGAAGTTGAAGACAGAAGGAATCGCTGTCGGTAACTACGAAACTGGGATGATGGTCGAGATTCCATCGACTGCCGTTATGGCGAAGCAATTCGCGAAAGAAGTCGACTTCTTCTCAGTCGGCACGAACGACTTGATTCAATACACGATGGCAGCGGACCGCATGAACGAGAAAGTCTCGTACTTGTACCAACCGTTCAACCCAGCCATTTTGAACCTTCTCCACAACGTCATCACAGAAGCACACAAAGCTGGCAAATGGGTCGGCATGTGTGGCGAGATGGCTGGAGAAGAACTTGCGATTCCAATCCTTCTCGGACTCGGTCTTGACGAGTTCTCGATGTCGGCTTCAAGCGTCCTTCGCGCACGTAGCCTCGTGAAGCGTTTGACGAAGTCGGAAACAGAAGCGATTGTTAACGACGTCCTCAACATGGATACAGCTGAAGAAGTCGTAAACTTCCTCAGTGAAAAATTCGATATTAAGAAGTAA